In Tripterygium wilfordii isolate XIE 37 chromosome 23, ASM1340144v1, whole genome shotgun sequence, one genomic interval encodes:
- the LOC119992979 gene encoding zinc finger protein CONSTANS-LIKE 5-like — protein MRIEIENLKGFSGGWSGAGKRCDYCKTAAAAAFCRSDSAFLCLNCDTKIHEVNKLSSRHERVWMCEVCEQAPAAVTCKADAASLCVTCDADIHAANPLARRHERVPVEPFYDSAESIVNSSSPINFLVPIETDLIGSTCQHEDTEGTSWFVPNQNLPSKLGLENHDVKLAADLLFSEMNPNPFLDFDYPNSIDVRFGPQHHRAVTDSVVPVQTKPAPIAVMNNKNCLDIDFCKSKISPFNYAAHTLSQSVSSSSMDAGVVPDGNSMSDISYSFSGTMTNGGVDPSVWVSAGANQAVQLCGIDREARVLRYREKRKNRKFEKTIRYASRKAYAETRPRIKGRFAKRTEVDKQVGMDRFYGSQASVAFMADTQYGIVPSF, from the exons atgagaattgaaataGAGAACTTGAAAGGTTTTTCCGGCGGGTGGAGTGGGGCGGGGAAACGGTGCGATTATTGCAAAACGGCAGCTGCAGCTGCGTTTTGCCGCTCTGACTCGGCTTTCCTGTGCCTAAACTGCGACACCAAGATTCACGAAGTGAATAAGCTGTCGTCGCGACACGAGCGCGTGTGGATGTGTGAGGTGTGCGAGCAGGCGCCTGCGGCCGTCACGTGCAAGGCAGACGCGGCCTCTCTGTGTGTTACTTGCGATGCTGACATCCACGCCGCCAATCCACTAGCGCGACGCCACGAGCGGGTCCCGGTGGAGCCGTTCTACGACTCCGCGGAGTCCATTGTCAACTCATCGTCGCCAATCAATTTTCTAGTCCCCATTGAAACCGATTTGATTGGATCCACGTGTCAGCACGAAGACACTGAAGGGACCTCCTGGTTTGTGCCTAATCAGAACCTGCCGTCAAAACTCGGCCTGGAAAATCACGACGTTAAGTTAGCAGCGGACCTGTTGTTCTCCGAAATGAATCCGAATCCTTTTTTGGATTTCGATTACCCGAATTCCATAGATGTAAGGTTCGGTCCACAACATCACCGTGCGGTTACCGATAGCGTGGTACCGGTACAGACCAAACCAGCTCCGATTGCGGTAATGAACAACAAGAATTGTTTGGACATCGATTTCTGTAAATCGAAGATCTCTCCGTTCAACTACGCAGCTCATACACTCAGTCAAAGT GTTTCATCGTCGTCGATGGATGCAGGAGTTGTTCCGGATGGTAATTCCATGTCCGACATATCATACAGTTTTAGCGGAACCATGACAAACGGCGGCGTCGACCCCAGCGTATGGGTCTCAGCGGGGGCGAATCAAGCGGTCCAATTGTGTGGAATCGATCGGGAAGCGAGGGTTTTGAGATAcagggagaaaagaaagaacagaaAATTTGAGAAAACCATTCGATATGCTTCACGCAAAGCCTACGCCGAGACCAGACCAAGAATTAAAGGCCGATTCGCGAAACGAACCGAAGTCGATAAGCAAGTAGGAATGGATCGCTTCTATGGTTCTCAGGCATCTGTAGCGTTCATGGCTGACACTCAATACGGCATCGTTCCATCATTTTGA